A stretch of DNA from Tubulanus polymorphus chromosome 6, tnTubPoly1.2, whole genome shotgun sequence:
GCCTTGTTTTATACACTAGTGTTATCTATAACCTGGAGGCTAACTCGATTGAAAATGTATTAAGTTAGTCCCCGGGTTAacgttaataccagtctataaaaccgggccctgggaTTCTGAATAATAACGTGTTTGGTGATCGCGGCGGACATGGAAACTTACTTGGCAGTAAAGCAATGAGCAGCGGTAAGAATCCATCTTCTATTTATCACAGATCCACCGCAATATAATAGAGTTTTAGTTAATGCAAATCCGAATATTTGAAGTTTAGGAATTTCTGCCTGTAAACTGACCATCCACGGCCACTTACTGCTGTCTACAATCCGTTCACCTCCGATTATTCTCTTCATCACTGTTTCATCATTCTTTTTATCTTCATCCGCTGTTTCGCGAACAGATTCTTAACATGTAAGGACATTATTTTTAGAAATCGTTAATTAAATACGAAAGACTCACCCGTTTCTGAACGACACAAATATGATGCAATACGTGGTACATTCATAAGGACAtagtaacatttcatgataCATGCGGACATAATGTACATAACGTAACTTGAACATAATGTCTTCATTGGATATCTGTCTTCGAATCTGTCCCAGGTTATTATTGCGATGATGCTAAGAAATCCTTCATTGCGCCTGTTCTTTGAACTAGAGAATTATCTACACATTGAAAGATctatatttgatttaaaaaaagctaCGACGAGAAATCCTGCATCCTTCAGCATTTCATTCTTCAGTCAAAGTACGTAGCCAATGGCAAACATGACGTTATACATGGTTTATTCACTGAATATGAGTTAGATTGAGAAAATGTATTCAAAGATGTCGGCGTTAAGCGAGCAGTGGCATTAAAATGATGGCATTAAAACAAACCTTGACTGTATACTTATCAAGTAACTTACCCGCGTTCACGGATAATAAGAGAACAGAAACACTGTAGAAAATCAGTAAAGCAAATCTCAAACACTCTGCAGCTGAAGCCATCATTTTCTCTCTCTTtatagtatatatacatacactatAGTAATTAATGCTTCGAAATCACCAGTGCCGCCTGTCCTGATGAGTGCTAATTAACAGCCTCATTATACCGAGGCTAATTAAGTAGTGTAGTAGATCCAACTCAATGGCGTTTCACTACTTACCATTAAATGTTCTTCTTTCGCCTCTCATCGGGTcatcatacatatatattttcattctgcgttataaattagttatttttTGTATCGTAATGTACTGAAAGCTCGAATCATTAACCTTGAATTTACCGGTGAAATTATAAAGTTGAATACAGTTTACGTGGTATCGTGTATATAGGGATTTATAAGTTTCACACGTTGGCGACTGGCAGTAGTTTTAGACGCGCTCAGGTCGCCGCAACTGGCAAAAAACCAGTCGATGACGTTCGCTGCCAGTTGCTCGAATCAGTCGCTTCTATAGTTGCAGTCGCAGTTGTAAGGGCGACCTGAGTGCTCCTTCGACATACCACTCCAATCGTCTCCAAAATAAAGATACAGAAGTATTCTGCCCGATACATTCAAAATAACGAACTCGCTCTGCTCATGATTGCGGGTTTTCAGTTCAGGGGACTCGACGAATTGTGTAAAAACTACAATATGGAAATAAACGAACGATATTCTTAATTTTGTCGTTGAATGTCGTCCTTGTTTAAACGAAACAAActaataaattttgtttgattattACATTAATATTACATCATAGTGATTAGAtgatatatataatgatatatataatttCCTTGTTCGTACGCTGAATTCTACAGAGGAGTGGTCATCTAATCGTTCGACGTTTCTCGATCCAACATTTCAAAGAAGCGCGTAATCTTGAAGGGTTCCTGATAAAGAATAAACGTCAGAATATACGGGCGTACGATATAGaatgtatttcttcaaatttcttACGTATTTTTCTACGCACCGTCATTGTCTTGAACTGTTGTTGCGGTTCGTCACAGAATGGTTTTATCGAGCGGATTCTATCAATGATGGAAGGCAACGAAACCGCTTCTCCTCTAAATAGTGTTTCCGTTACCTTTGTTTTCTTCTCTGCTGGTAAATACAACAATCTTTATTTGATGAAGTGCTGACAACGATTATTGAGAGATTGACACAGACGAAGAGAGAATACAGAGTTGAAGGAACTCGGAGAGAGAGAAAGGCGGAGAGTAGAGGGAAGATGAGTggaagagagaagagagagataGACAACAGTGAAATAATGAGACCAATTGGAAGTGATAGAAGAATGGTGATAGTGACTGGGTTTGATAGTGACTAAATTCTAATAGTTCGTTCTTTTATTTAAAGAAACTTAAAATGATCGTTACCGGGTACGTATAGAGTGGATTTGGGGGCTGGAACCGCTCGATGAAAAATTAGTTCCACCCAAGCTAACAACGTAGTTGTCCTTTCATTTACTAACTTACTAGACACCATTATAATCTATGTTTAAACGTCCATGGTTATCAACAGAAAGTATACAGAGGTTTTATGAGCATCCAATTTCCAATTTTTTGCCCAGACCCAGTTCCAACTTAGTTAAAAACGAACCCATCTACACATTCCTCACAATACGAGCCGGCGGTTGCTCAAAACTTGGTtggagttaaccagtggataaattGCATTGTCACCATCGTATTTGTTCCAACAGCTCTAACGAATTTTTCAGCGAACGGCCCCTGATGGTTACAAGAGTTCGTATAACAACATTTTCAGCACAAAGTTTTACCTGCtggaaaaatttttgaaaaatctggtCCCAGACGTTTAATCGTAAAACTACTGAATCTGCAACATTTTCCGAATGTAACATTCATATCCATGAACGGAAAGGGGTTATACCGATACGTGGCTGATGCTATTTGCTGTTCTGTCGagatgaagttttttttcgtCATCTTCTGTCCTATTTACATGATatacattttatatatacagaTGATTTTGATCACTATAGATTCAGAGCGAAAACCAAGAGTCGCGTAAAGACCCCTACGTACGCAAGAAACATCGTGCACGGTCAGTGATCTTCCATTCCAGTGATTCGTCCAACTTAATGTTTTGACATTTTCCACCGGGTTGGCCCTTGTATTGCATTTGCAAAACATgctatcaaaattaaacaaaaaGCAATGATGATTTAACgatctaattcatttaaagaaGAGTTTTTGAATGAGAAATCTTTACCGAATCTAGATTTGCATATACGTCAAGTAGAATGTGTTTTCGATAATCCCTTGTTCGTCTGGGCGAAATTGTGCCAAGATCAACTCGGTAGTGATTTCTATATGTATCAATGAACAGCCTGAAAAATTAACGTCTAATTTTGACGAAACCTTTAATTACAAAGTCCAATAATATTCAACGAGCACACAAAAATATGGATGAATCTTTACGGCTCAATTTCTATGAAAGATTGTCTGCTAAAATGGCTCAATAATCAGAGTGGTCACTTTTATATGGCTTGCTTTTTTCTCCTGACATGTACATTATATTTCCTGACTTGATccgctaagaatccaatccaacacagtcaaatacgtaagacatagacAGTAACGGTACGCGCGATCtttctagcaatctcaacaaactTACCTGTATACTTCCTGACATcgttaaagaaaagaaaattccaccTTCCCAGGCCACCCTAATTATTGAATAtaccagttctacagtttgaCATCCTGAGTAGTTCATTTCCGAATATGTGGCTATAAATTTCTAACAATAAGTTTCTAATTTTGCTGGTTATTCATTACCTTCCGTAGAGTTTGATTTCTGGGTTCTTTGCTTTAAGCAAGTTCTTGAATGTGACTTCATAAAGTACGATCATCGATTTCGGAAAGCAGCCGCATTGTGAGTCCACAAACCGCAGTTTACTGGTAACAAAATCGTTGATCGGCGAAACTTCCACCGGTTTTGTTTGATTAATTGTGGCTGAATTCGGGGCTATAAACCCCATCAATGAAACTACCAGTAACAAACGATTCATTCTGGAATCTAAATTCGTAAAATACCTTAGAAAAATAAAGCATGTTGAAATGGGTACTTGGCATCTATCACTTGTGAAATCAtgcaaaaaattgaaattatttgaaataacaggTTTTGGCTTCATTGACTAGCTTATCTTGAACCCAAAGGCCCAACGTTGTTCAAAGTCAAGGCTTACATTTAAGTACAGTCTTATGTATCATTATTTAACGAATAACAGTCTTAGCAATAGAGCAATGAAGATCAGTCCTTATAGACTATTTTCGACTTCATTCTCGACGGTGCAACAGAACTCAAAGGACTAACGGAATTAACAGTATTGCGAATTGAGCGCCaccttaaaatcaaaattagaacaaccattaaaacataaacaGGAATCTGAATATCCAATCATGTACTtctatttaaacaaaatattctatGAATTCGACCGCTGATCACACTATCTGTGATTTCCgacttcaaaatcaaatcccctgtttcgctcccagCAAATCAGAACAAATCAGACCAAATCCTCCAACCAAAtgaataacagggacaatccctatgtTAAGACAAAACACTAGCCCACCCCCTTAACTTGTAGCCGTGTAGCCCCATTATCctgatacattttttttcgtCTAATCATACTTATTATATCGTTCAATAATGTAACatcgtaatgaaaataaatttcaatttcaatttcaaaaacttcAGACATGACCAGAAGAAGCCAATCTGAATAAACTCATCAAACCACAAACCTACCTCTAACGTGTTCTGTTGTAAACTATTGATGCTCTGAATACTGgacctgtttttttttgttattgaCATTTCTATTATATATCATATCGTTCGCTAAATAATGTTATATAATGCCTAGCAAACTAGAGCATAATCATTGTAAACGTGTAAACCAGGGTAATATGTCTGGAAATAACATTTCTGCGTTACGGAAAACATCAcgaccaaaattgataattatttaatgaatttattacGCACCACACAATGATgaagggagagggagatggCTTTGGTGATATCGCTTTATTCATCGTTGGTATCgaaaatgcattgaaatttTATATACGAAATCACAATCAAGGCGCTGCCTCGGCATCccaatatttatttcactaaAACCAAATCTTGGTATTCGAGGATATAACATTAAGCGATTACAATAGTTAGTAAAAATTGTGGAGAAAGTGTTAACAAATTTGTAtacataatatttacagatataagaattgaaaagagaaaaacaaaattgcAGCGCGAACGAAACAATGCTCATTTGAGCATATAAGACCAGTTCGCAACGACAGATCTACAGATCTGAGTGCACTTTtgccgtcaagtgctgcctctATACATATAGACGGCGGTGAAAAGGTGAACTAACTTATTTCTCGCGTGCCCCAGTAGGAATAACGCGATGTCTAGTTAGTTCACATTTTTACCGCCAATGTTatacatagcggcagcacctgacGGTCAAATCTGACACGGCAAATTGAAACTGCCGAAACATCTAACTTTTGATGGTAAGCTAGAGTCCGATATCCGTTTATCCTAACATAGAAACAAGGCTCTAGAATAAATCATGGGGTTTGTATTTCGCTACATTACACAGAATACATGTACAGTACTTTTATTTCATGAGAAACAAAGCAATAGAATCAGTCGTGGAGTTCGTGTTTGGATTTCAAAACTTCTAACTTCACATATTTTCCTTAAGGGGGGAAAAcatcagggtccagttccacagttctgagttaagatttgactctgggttaaaacattgaaaatgaaataactttaactcaagagttaactctgactcacaactgtggaactgggtccaaggaaaaaaattcaaacaaaccaaaaatatttataatatccttaataactttattatgcAACGTAAAAATGGCGTCACTTAAAATTCTTCAAAGttatgaattctatttcaaaaacaaattaaattcatctgGGATTAAGATATAATTTCTGCTTATTTCTAAAATCTGAATAATTTCACTCTGGTTTTCGTAAAGAAATCTATGAACATTTCAACGCTacctaatttctaatttcaatgaaaaaattctTAACTATTTCCCGTTGCTTTTTATCACtagtatttatcaaaatacagcAGCAGTTGATATATCATTGAGGCGCTGTGCTGTGTGTACTATgttttttctcatcaaaacgaataaacaagatttaaaaaatagcGGGAAATAATACAGTAATTACGCAATCAATGATAATCATATCTTCAAACCGATGCAAATAGCATTGACCGAGTAAAAAGAGTTGATGAATTGTAGGTTAAGTTGTGTTGATACTAGACGTTGTTGTCTGAATCATACCATAAGAGTATTCAGTTAGTCTAGTTCtatgaaatgattaaatcacATTTTTGAAGGGAAACCGACCACAAAAACCGAAACTCTCAACCGTAAAACATTCGAAGAAGGTAACTGGAACAAAGACCTTTCTTCATTGTGACTGATTCCTTCAATAATCTCCAGTTTCAAACGTTTCCCATAAAATTATCTATTCATCTTTTTACGATGATAAACTAAACCACCATTCTCAATACTCAGTTCACAGTTACAGACAGAAACAGAGAGCTGAAGTCACTTCTATCGAGTGAAATTCCAatcaacaactgtggaacataTAAACATGAAACTGATACATACATAGAATATCAAGTTAGAAGAACTTCGCTTTTGttgtataaataaataaaataaatatttaaaactatatccccatttccaaaataaaatataattaaatgtATACGTACTACTAATAATCACCTTGTTAAAGTACATTTTTTAATAACCTCACGTTTTTTAGATTAAACTAAATTCATGTTTTAACATATTCAAATGTAAAAGCAATAAATATTTACACAATATAAACCAAATTACAAACATCAGATAGTtacttttttactttttgagtcGAGAAATAAAGCATATTCTTACAAACTCTAGAATTTtttgattacatgtattatcAAATTGAGGTATAAAAGTTCACACAAACCTAACGCAATAACAATTTATTGAAACTTTGAGGAGCAGGGAAAAGGTTAACACCTGAACTACGATAAAAACATTTGTTTTCTATTTCGAGAATTCTCAACTTTCATAATACAAGCAGTAGAGGTATAATCTGCATCAATACTGAGAGAATTCAACTCTGTTTAAAGTTTGAGCTTAATCGTTaaatatgatgaatatagTGATATGTGTTTCTAATGTGAGTCGCAGATGTAGTCCTGTGAGTCTCAGCGTACAGTACAGCGTCACATGAGTCCAGCAGTGTATAGTCGCGAGAGTCGTAGCTGTGAGTCCCAATGATGTACAGTCGACTCTTAGTTGATATGTCTAAACAGACGATTCCAATGACGTTGAATTGTGATCTTGTTCGGGTTCGAGATCAAACctataaataaatatcttGAATTAGTCATACACCAATAGGATatactgaaaatcagcaaCAGGTGGCCACAgtgaaaatgtcaaatttgCAGCTTGTCCATACagcttttatttgacttgctcTATCCCTGACTAGAAAGTAGTTTTCCCTGGCTCGAACAGCAAAGAATCCAATTAAGTAATACAGTTACATTCATACGACATACCGGGACGCGCAATCTAGCGATCCcatcaaatttcatatttttttttacaaaattccctttttttctaagaaattaaattccctgacttttcggTGATGTCTATCTAggtaagtggcgccaccctgtgAGGGTAATAATACTAACCATTCAGTAAGAGCTTTAGTTAAATCAGTAGTGCCGAGATTAATCAGAATCTGTCCCATTTCATGTCGCGCCATTGAGAATACACTGACCGAGTTCTTCACGGCTATATCCAGTTGACAcgatttcaaatcagtttcaTTAACGGGAAACTCAAATCTATCgataaataatcaaataatcatCACAATCTAAAACAGGTAGAAATTGTTGTAATGTGTTGCGAATAAAGACCTGGAGCATCAAACACACAATGGAAGAATTGAGATATTTAGAACattaaaaattttgaaatttaacttTGACCACAGTTCACTACCTTACATTTTCGTATATGGAATATGAACATTACAAGCTTAACACGCATGTATATCTACAAAGGGTTGACT
This window harbors:
- the LOC141906871 gene encoding uncharacterized protein LOC141906871 isoform X1, with the protein product MIHKTVLKYSRMNRLLLVVSLMGFIAPNSATINQTKPVEVSPINDFVTSKLRFVDSQCGCFPKSMIVLYEVTFKNLLKAKNPEIKLYGRLFIDTYRNHYRVDLGTISPRRTRDYRKHILLDVYANLDSHVLQMQYKGQPGGKCQNIKLDESLEWKITDRARCFLRQKMTKKNFISTEQQIASATYRYNPFPFMDMNVTFGKCCRFSSFTIKRLGPDFSKIFPAAEKKTKVTETLFRGEAVSLPSIIDRIRSIKPFCDEPQQQFKTMTEPFKITRFFEMLDRETSND
- the LOC141906871 gene encoding uncharacterized protein LOC141906871 isoform X2, giving the protein MIHKTVLKYSRMNRLLLVVSLMGFIAPNSATINQTKPVEVSPINDFVTSKLRFVDSQCGCFPKSMIVLYEVTFKNLLKAKNPEIKLYGRLFIDTYRNHYRVDLGTISPRRTRDYRKHILLDVYANLDSHVLQMQYKGQPGGKCQNIKLDESLEWKITDRARCFLRQKMTKKNFISTEQQIASATYRYNPFPFMDMNVTFGKCCRFSSFTIKRLGPDFSKIFPAEKKTKVTETLFRGEAVSLPSIIDRIRSIKPFCDEPQQQFKTMTEPFKITRFFEMLDRETSND
- the LOC141906871 gene encoding uncharacterized protein LOC141906871 isoform X3 yields the protein MNRLLLVVSLMGFIAPNSATINQTKPVEVSPINDFVTSKLRFVDSQCGCFPKSMIVLYEVTFKNLLKAKNPEIKLYGRLFIDTYRNHYRVDLGTISPRRTRDYRKHILLDVYANLDSHVLQMQYKGQPGGKCQNIKLDESLEWKITDRARCFLRQKMTKKNFISTEQQIASATYRYNPFPFMDMNVTFGKCCRFSSFTIKRLGPDFSKIFPAAEKKTKVTETLFRGEAVSLPSIIDRIRSIKPFCDEPQQQFKTMTEPFKITRFFEMLDRETSND